A genomic window from Peromyscus maniculatus bairdii isolate BWxNUB_F1_BW_parent chromosome 1, HU_Pman_BW_mat_3.1, whole genome shotgun sequence includes:
- the Saxo2 gene encoding stabilizer of axonemal microtubules 2 isoform X1, translating into MDEKPPHKPASNLNTGIILKTFCWSTKDDYRSWDIQKCELCKPEQAYHPPDVKFGNSTTFQDDYVPREIKPRQSFKPCSMVKSSVGPFNGDTSHRRDYVPHQLQVKFARPKEVYKPTDQPFEDLTTHRNDFQGFTGESAKICRPAHTRVTPNAQFKGSTEFRDSFQPWEIPPPKVKKVAEYVPPQGSMQLNSTSHLDYVPYQASRAVAIRPVSHRRKSNFPFQGKSTMKEDFPAWESCRQGLIKQQQQIPNPSGKFDGLSTFRSHFVPHELIPVESCKPLNAAVKSSVPLDDVTMYSIQYTPKKQEICPASYPSPPGYIFENTNSQGHKFFRKIIPAVKAF; encoded by the exons CCCCACAAACCAGCCTCCAACCTGAACACAGGAATAATACTAAAGACATTCTGCTGGTCCACTAAAG ATGATTATAGATCTTGGGATATTCAGAAATGTGAACTGTGTAAACCAGAGCAAGCTTACCATCCCCCAGATGTGAAATTTGGAAACTCAACTACATTTCAGGATGACTATGTTCCCCGGGAGATAAAGCCTAGGCAAAGCTTCAAGCCCTGCTCCATGGTCAAGAGTTCTGTAGGCCCCTTTAATGGTGATACAAGTCATCGTCGAGATTATGTACCTCATCAGCTACAAGTGAAGTTTGCAAGGCCAAAAGAAGTTTATAAGCCTACTGACCAGCCTTTTGAGGATCTTACCACGCACCGGAATGACTTTCAGGGTTTTACTGGAGAAAGTGCAAAAATCTGCAGACCTGCCCACACAAGAGTAACCCCAAATGCTCAGTTTAAAGGAAGCACTGAATTCCGTGACAGTTTCCAACCATGGGAAATCCCACCACCCAAAGTCAAGAAAGTAGCAGAGTATGTGCCCCCTCAAGGAAGCATGCAGTTAAACAGTACCAGCCATCTCGACTATGTCCCCTATCAGGCCAGCCGCGCTGTTGCTATTAGGCCAGTTTCTCACAGAAGAAAAagcaattttcctttccaaggaAAAAGCACCATGAAGGAAGATTTTCCAGCGTGGGAAAGTTGTCGTCAAGGACTTATTAAGCAGCAGCAACAGATTCCCAACCCATCTGGAAAATTTGATGGTTTGAGCACTTTCAGATCTCACTTTGTGCCACATGAATTGATTCCAGTGGAGAGCTGCAAACCTTTAAATGCTGCTGTTAAGAGTTCGGTTCCACTCGATGATGTTACCATGTATTCTATCCAGTACACAccaaagaaacaggaaatctGCCCGGCTAGCTATCCTTCTCCTCCAggttatatatttgaaaatacaaattcCCAAGGACATAAATTCTTTCGCAAGATCATTCCTGCAGTGAAGGCTTTTTAA